Proteins encoded together in one Desulfosporosinus meridiei DSM 13257 window:
- a CDS encoding translation elongation factor Ts, with protein MTTLEQVEKLRSMGNISYDEAKSALDASNGDLLEAIIYLEKLGKLTPPTGGGYYSSHKAIDISAVACKDACWDKHKTNQSGKSFMATLKGIWKFCLNLIQRGNANSLEVLKGEESKAVLPVTVLALLLIFAFWITIPLMILGFFFGFRYRFHGPDFKGRTVNQVMNSAADAAENLKKSMNK; from the coding sequence ATGACTACCCTAGAACAAGTGGAAAAACTACGCTCAATGGGAAATATAAGTTACGATGAGGCTAAATCTGCTCTGGATGCTTCAAACGGAGATTTGCTTGAGGCCATAATCTATTTAGAGAAACTGGGAAAACTAACTCCACCAACTGGAGGAGGTTACTATAGCAGCCATAAAGCAATAGATATTAGCGCTGTGGCCTGCAAAGACGCTTGCTGGGATAAGCATAAAACTAATCAAAGCGGAAAGTCGTTTATGGCTACTCTGAAAGGAATTTGGAAATTTTGCTTGAACTTAATTCAAAGAGGAAATGCTAATTCCTTAGAAGTTCTAAAAGGCGAGGAAAGCAAAGCAGTTTTACCCGTCACAGTCCTTGCTTTACTGCTGATATTCGCTTTCTGGATTACTATTCCACTTATGATACTCGGGTTCTTCTTTGGTTTTCGCTATCGCTTCCACGGGCCGGACTTTAAGGGAAGAACAGTCAACCAGGTGATGAATAGTGCTGCAGACGCTGCCGAGAATCTTAAAAAGTCCATGAATAAATAG
- a CDS encoding response regulator — protein MKRNFVNKSFKHKLRATYTMLMFIVLVLICTFLYYQVDNIIKPLISHIGLQVVDGEAQYLGERFNNQANMLEQLASTETFKKGQYPSVKKEIDQQMNRKDLWSAMKYRWVTGEEYAHNPDNIKDADFAKQLLAGDQLTLVSKPIYDENDAEYVTYIGTKVMDDDGNLKGSMIINIPIKRLMGSFVEEKMSKFTEMWILDSNGKAIINPNLEKPSPSIENFTDLVTLHSSGELKITQEDRVNYLIYAKIPNSEGLYLAIGIEHSESLEAMRFLLFLIIAGAMVACLFIFIAANKMTTVMTKPLTRMVEIIQHSDGTNLIEIPYDLKASKDEIGILANTIDEMASNIRKNVQALNNEIKERQRAEAELIRLNVELECRVKDRTIALTEVTNNLAVSEDRFRIAMEASHIGLYDSNCNNNVLVVNGIFLNLINAPGYQQGLIKESDWVQFKGQLEDYVYDKDLSNFTPFREENLPMIGEDFYTEVRLKEDPNIWFSFIGQVIERDGLGNVQRFIGVLQNITERKRIEVELKAAMEEAEEASQAKSQFLANMSHEIRTPMNAIMGLTHLLRQSDLKDTQKSYVLKTEEASKALLRIINDILDFSKIEAGKLEIEMIQFNLDKVLENISNLYTISATNKGIDINFDRGEAVPDELIGDPLRLEQILSNLITNAIKFTDQGEVNVSVRVFEETEDKVKLHFRVTDTGIGIKEEHIGKLFTAFTQADGSTTRKYGGTGLGLTISKQLVELMKGDIWVESVYGEGTSFEVLLQFEKDSALIKPNFADYPDLRGKKVLVVDHNKTSLVILERMLCSFSLEVTALNNPFEAIELMHQKDFDLLVLDYNLPDLSGIEMYKRLVANTEITLPKTIFVSAAGRESYYAQANQLGIKYFLVKPINQSLMFDAVMNALKGRAWSQANRIRNEEVQLKHRQKLAGKRLLLVEDNEINQLVAKDILEQAGIHVSIADNGQEAIKYVHGNRYDALLMDVQMPIMDGYRATEILRESYSSEELPIIAMTANALRGDREKSIEAGMNDYISKPIDPILLFETLEKWLVSKNSKSFGTHAPQRMEILDYERTLSRLGNKQEFYSGLLKKYSDSYSHLAEDLRAMMINHQYEDAKRLIHSLKSVSGNIGAIKLSTFIIQLEEDYESYKEQDLAQKLDELSELNLELIETINGIISVKDPKKNRLSSHCDLDDALSKLAEALEKARAKEVKDIMSELGSNPQELPFITQINEIKKLVNRYRYKEAKVMVQELLNLIKEQSHE, from the coding sequence TTGAAAAGGAATTTTGTCAATAAATCTTTTAAACACAAATTGAGAGCTACCTATACAATGCTAATGTTTATTGTTCTAGTTTTAATATGTACTTTTTTATATTATCAAGTAGACAACATCATTAAACCCCTGATAAGTCATATCGGGTTACAGGTTGTTGATGGGGAAGCCCAATATCTTGGCGAACGGTTTAATAACCAAGCAAATATGTTAGAGCAGCTTGCTAGTACAGAAACCTTCAAAAAAGGTCAATATCCAAGTGTTAAAAAAGAAATTGATCAGCAAATGAATCGAAAAGATTTATGGTCTGCTATGAAGTACAGATGGGTAACTGGGGAAGAGTATGCCCATAATCCTGATAATATTAAAGATGCCGATTTTGCAAAGCAATTGTTAGCCGGAGATCAATTGACCTTGGTCTCTAAACCCATTTATGATGAAAATGACGCAGAATATGTTACGTATATTGGTACAAAGGTAATGGATGACGATGGTAATCTTAAGGGATCAATGATTATTAATATTCCCATCAAAAGATTAATGGGATCATTTGTTGAAGAGAAAATGAGCAAATTCACTGAAATGTGGATACTTGACTCAAACGGCAAAGCTATTATTAATCCTAATTTAGAAAAACCTTCGCCATCTATTGAAAACTTTACAGATCTAGTAACTTTACACTCTTCAGGAGAATTGAAAATTACCCAAGAAGATAGAGTCAATTATCTTATTTACGCTAAAATACCTAATTCTGAGGGTTTATATTTAGCAATTGGAATAGAACACAGTGAATCCTTGGAGGCAATGAGATTTTTATTATTCTTAATTATCGCAGGCGCAATGGTAGCCTGTCTCTTTATCTTCATTGCGGCTAATAAAATGACAACAGTAATGACAAAACCCTTGACTCGTATGGTCGAAATTATCCAGCACTCTGATGGTACTAATCTTATCGAAATCCCCTATGATCTAAAAGCCAGTAAAGATGAGATCGGGATTCTTGCCAATACCATTGATGAAATGGCTAGTAATATTCGTAAAAATGTTCAGGCCCTTAACAACGAGATTAAAGAACGACAGCGTGCTGAAGCTGAGTTAATACGGTTGAATGTGGAACTAGAGTGTCGGGTAAAAGACCGCACTATAGCTTTAACGGAGGTCACTAATAATTTAGCTGTTTCAGAAGATAGATTTAGAATTGCCATGGAAGCCTCACATATAGGGCTCTATGATTCAAATTGCAACAATAATGTTTTGGTGGTTAATGGAATTTTTCTAAACTTAATTAATGCACCTGGGTATCAGCAAGGCCTCATCAAAGAGAGTGATTGGGTTCAGTTTAAAGGACAATTAGAGGATTATGTTTATGATAAAGATCTTTCCAATTTTACCCCGTTTCGGGAAGAGAACTTACCAATGATAGGCGAAGACTTTTATACTGAGGTGCGATTAAAAGAAGATCCGAATATCTGGTTTTCATTTATAGGACAAGTCATTGAACGAGATGGGTTGGGGAACGTACAAAGGTTCATAGGAGTGCTGCAAAATATCACGGAAAGAAAAAGGATAGAAGTAGAGCTAAAGGCTGCCATGGAAGAAGCGGAAGAAGCTAGTCAGGCAAAAAGTCAGTTCCTTGCCAATATGAGTCATGAAATTAGAACACCCATGAATGCTATTATGGGGCTGACCCATTTATTAAGACAATCGGATTTAAAGGACACTCAGAAAAGTTATGTTTTAAAAACTGAAGAAGCTTCAAAAGCATTGCTACGAATCATCAATGATATTTTAGATTTCTCAAAAATTGAGGCCGGGAAACTAGAAATAGAAATGATTCAGTTTAATTTAGATAAAGTTCTGGAGAATATATCAAATCTATATACAATTTCTGCAACCAATAAAGGGATTGACATAAATTTTGACCGAGGAGAAGCAGTACCGGATGAGTTGATTGGTGACCCACTTCGCTTAGAACAGATTTTGTCAAACTTAATCACTAACGCTATAAAATTTACTGATCAGGGAGAGGTCAATGTTTCCGTAAGAGTTTTCGAAGAAACCGAAGACAAAGTTAAGCTGCATTTTAGGGTAACCGATACAGGGATTGGAATTAAAGAGGAGCACATAGGAAAATTATTCACAGCATTTACCCAAGCAGATGGTTCAACAACCAGAAAGTATGGTGGGACTGGGCTTGGTTTAACTATTTCAAAACAATTAGTCGAACTAATGAAGGGGGATATTTGGGTCGAAAGTGTCTATGGAGAAGGTACCAGCTTTGAAGTTCTTCTCCAATTTGAGAAGGACTCGGCTCTAATAAAACCAAACTTTGCAGACTATCCGGATTTACGAGGAAAAAAAGTGCTGGTCGTCGATCATAATAAAACGTCCTTGGTAATCCTTGAAAGAATGCTTTGCTCTTTCTCCTTAGAGGTCACAGCCCTAAATAATCCCTTTGAAGCCATTGAACTGATGCATCAAAAAGACTTTGATTTGCTTGTATTAGATTATAATCTGCCTGATTTGTCGGGAATAGAGATGTATAAGAGGTTAGTAGCAAATACCGAAATCACTTTGCCAAAAACAATTTTTGTAAGTGCCGCCGGAAGAGAAAGCTATTATGCTCAAGCAAATCAATTGGGAATCAAATATTTCTTGGTAAAGCCTATTAACCAATCCTTAATGTTTGATGCAGTCATGAATGCTTTAAAAGGGAGAGCGTGGAGTCAGGCGAATAGGATACGAAACGAAGAAGTTCAATTAAAGCATCGACAGAAGCTGGCGGGCAAACGCTTATTGCTAGTTGAAGATAACGAAATTAATCAACTAGTTGCGAAGGATATTTTAGAACAAGCAGGTATCCATGTCAGCATTGCCGATAATGGTCAGGAAGCTATTAAATATGTACATGGGAATAGATATGATGCTTTGCTAATGGATGTGCAAATGCCTATTATGGATGGATATAGAGCTACAGAGATTCTAAGGGAAAGCTATTCAAGCGAGGAATTACCTATTATAGCTATGACGGCCAATGCCCTTAGAGGGGATCGGGAAAAAAGCATTGAAGCAGGAATGAATGATTACATTTCCAAGCCTATCGATCCAATACTATTGTTTGAGACCCTTGAAAAGTGGCTGGTAAGTAAGAATAGCAAAAGCTTTGGAACCCATGCTCCTCAAAGGATGGAAATATTAGATTATGAAAGAACCCTTAGTCGATTGGGTAATAAACAGGAATTCTATTCCGGCTTATTAAAGAAATACTCGGATAGCTACAGCCACCTAGCCGAAGATCTTAGGGCAATGATGATAAATCATCAATATGAAGATGCTAAGCGATTGATTCACAGTCTTAAGAGTGTCAGCGGAAATATAGGGGCAATTAAGCTCAGCACTTTTATCATTCAGTTAGAAGAAGACTATGAATCCTACAAGGAACAGGATTTGGCGCAAAAGCTTGACGAACTTTCCGAATTAAACTTAGAACTAATTGAGACTATTAACGGAATCATTTCGGTCAAGGATCCCAAGAAAAATCGGCTAAGTTCCCATTGTGATCTTGATGATGCCTTATCTAAACTGGCCGAGGCTTTGGAAAAAGCTCGTGCTAAAGAAGTAAAAGATATCATGAGTGAGCTTGGTTCTAATCCTCAAGAATTGCCCTTTATTACACAAATAAATGAGATAAAAAAACTGGTCAATCGCTACCGCTATAAAGAGGCTAAGGTTATGGTTCAAGAATTACTGAACCTGATAAAGGAGCAGAGTCATGAGTAA
- a CDS encoding response regulator transcription factor produces the protein MSSKILIIEDEEKIARFVELELGYEGYTTRKAFDGRTGLELAETGEFDLILLDVMLPQLSGMEVLRRIRRTSSVPIIMLTARDSVMDKVSGLDSGASDYITKPFAIEELLARIRTALRKSTPEELVLSASGLLLDTGRRTVTMMGIPIDLTKREFDLLHYLLKNKGLVISRETLLENVWGFDFSGETNAVDVYVRFLRGKIDEVFDTKLIHTVRGVGYVIKDEK, from the coding sequence ATGAGTTCAAAAATATTAATTATCGAGGATGAAGAAAAGATTGCCCGATTTGTCGAGCTTGAGCTTGGTTATGAGGGATATACTACAAGAAAAGCCTTCGATGGCCGAACAGGGCTTGAACTCGCTGAAACCGGCGAGTTCGACCTCATTTTACTTGATGTTATGCTGCCTCAGCTAAGCGGCATGGAAGTGCTGCGTAGAATTCGCCGCACTTCCTCAGTTCCTATTATCATGCTAACTGCCAGAGACAGTGTCATGGATAAAGTATCCGGTCTAGACAGCGGGGCAAGTGATTATATCACCAAACCTTTTGCTATTGAGGAGCTTCTTGCCCGCATCCGTACAGCTCTTAGAAAAAGCACCCCTGAGGAATTGGTTTTGTCTGCCTCCGGTCTGCTATTAGACACTGGCCGCCGCACAGTTACCATGATGGGCATACCTATTGATTTAACTAAACGTGAATTTGACCTCCTGCACTATCTGTTGAAAAATAAAGGGCTGGTCATATCTCGAGAAACATTGCTTGAAAATGTGTGGGGCTTTGATTTTTCCGGAGAAACCAATGCCGTCGATGTTTACGTTCGTTTTCTGCGTGGAAAAATTGACGAGGTGTTTGATACGAAGTTAATTCATACTGTAAGAGGAGTGGGATATGTGATTAAGGATGAAAAATGA
- the queC gene encoding 7-cyano-7-deazaguanine synthase QueC, with the protein MEGNLMNQSALVVFSGGQDSTTCLFWAMKTFERVEAVTFNYNQRHKSEIDCARKIAEEFNIPHMVIDMSLLNQLAPNALTRTELEIKTGEEGQPPTTFVDGRNLLFLSFAAVVAKQKGIKHIVTGVCETDFSGYPDCRDIFIKSLNVTLNLAMDYSFVIDTPLMWIDKAETWELADQLGHLEYVQENTLTCYNGIMGEGCGDCPACKLRNAGLKKYLAKKEQST; encoded by the coding sequence ATGGAGGGGAATCTGATGAATCAGTCAGCACTGGTCGTATTCAGTGGCGGACAAGATAGCACTACTTGCCTTTTTTGGGCAATGAAAACTTTTGAAAGAGTGGAAGCAGTCACCTTTAACTATAATCAAAGACATAAGAGTGAAATTGATTGTGCAAGGAAAATAGCTGAAGAGTTTAATATACCGCATATGGTAATTGATATGAGTTTACTTAACCAGTTGGCTCCCAATGCACTAACCAGAACTGAGCTGGAAATTAAGACCGGCGAAGAAGGGCAGCCACCTACCACATTTGTGGACGGACGCAATTTATTGTTCCTTTCATTTGCTGCGGTTGTGGCAAAGCAAAAAGGTATTAAACATATTGTTACAGGCGTTTGTGAGACAGACTTTAGTGGTTACCCGGATTGTCGTGATATTTTTATAAAGTCTTTAAATGTTACATTAAATTTAGCAATGGATTATTCCTTTGTCATAGATACGCCGTTGATGTGGATTGATAAGGCTGAGACTTGGGAATTGGCTGATCAATTAGGACACCTAGAATACGTACAGGAAAATACATTAACTTGTTATAACGGTATTATGGGAGAAGGGTGTGGCGATTGTCCTGCGTGTAAGTTGCGAAATGCCGGGCTGAAGAAATATTTAGCTAAAAAAGAGCAGTCAACTTGA
- a CDS encoding CDIF630_02480 family spore surface protein, with product MAENKSKEKFLANPIERHDTAAWRGHIEKTKPESNVPIPSEESVHNAKEWVDSNSLS from the coding sequence ATGGCTGAAAATAAATCAAAGGAAAAGTTCTTGGCAAACCCAATTGAAAGACACGACACAGCTGCTTGGCGCGGGCATATTGAAAAAACCAAACCTGAATCCAATGTCCCTATCCCCAGCGAAGAATCTGTCCATAATGCTAAGGAATGGGTTGATTCTAATTCCTTGTCCTAA
- a CDS encoding sensor histidine kinase, with the protein MKNEPSSTSTNGIGNKIRFSLVWKLNIRLFLRLVVIFLTINVFLCFASVTAVIVRTEMTVTNAAQLLNQSGLPSEDTESWLKLQGYSVSLLTEEQEGFRIPNFIQKILPNDIVTGSRSVHIPESESMDSWRHSEGILYNVTFDADGRTYLISISLKETLIIFLGIFVLLLILEILMLLVSISSGAGTIRRALRPIEELAETAQNLNTDGTFTPQQLEVLAGKLDDINVSRLDTRISVNETQSELKTLAGAINDMLDRINASYRSQVRFVSDASHELRTPISVIQGYANLLDRWGKNDKKALQESIDAIKAETANMKGLVEQLLFLARGDNNTMALQIEHFELSLLALEVLRETQMIDSGHEYNSSVTSVFIKADRGLIKQAMRILIDNAIKYTPPGNRITVSVSGAGGFARLTVHDEGIGIASEAVPKIFDRFFRADESRARATGGTGLGLSIAKWITERHGGHMEVLSRQDIGTKISIVLPIAEENL; encoded by the coding sequence ATGAAAAATGAACCATCGAGCACTTCTACTAACGGTATCGGCAATAAAATACGATTTTCCTTAGTATGGAAGCTTAATATTAGACTTTTTCTTCGTTTAGTTGTTATATTCCTGACTATTAATGTATTTCTCTGCTTTGCGTCGGTGACAGCAGTAATTGTACGCACCGAGATGACTGTCACCAATGCCGCCCAATTGCTCAATCAAAGCGGACTGCCCTCAGAAGATACGGAAAGCTGGCTTAAACTCCAGGGTTACAGCGTGTCACTCCTGACAGAAGAACAGGAAGGGTTTAGAATTCCTAACTTTATTCAAAAAATTCTCCCCAACGACATTGTCACCGGCTCAAGAAGTGTGCACATCCCAGAATCAGAAAGCATGGACTCTTGGCGGCACTCAGAGGGTATCCTCTATAATGTGACATTCGATGCTGACGGACGCACTTATCTTATTTCCATCAGCCTTAAAGAAACCCTAATAATATTTTTAGGGATATTTGTTTTACTACTGATTCTGGAGATTTTAATGCTGCTTGTCAGCATTTCTTCAGGGGCAGGAACCATACGCAGGGCTCTCAGACCTATTGAAGAATTAGCTGAAACTGCACAAAACCTCAATACTGACGGTACCTTTACTCCTCAACAGCTAGAAGTTCTGGCAGGCAAACTAGATGATATTAATGTTAGCCGGCTAGATACGAGAATCTCAGTAAACGAAACCCAGAGTGAATTAAAGACTCTTGCCGGAGCTATTAACGACATGCTGGATAGAATCAACGCATCCTATCGTTCCCAAGTTCGCTTTGTATCTGATGCATCTCACGAGCTTAGAACGCCCATTTCTGTTATTCAGGGGTATGCCAATCTGCTGGATCGCTGGGGAAAGAATGATAAAAAGGCTCTGCAGGAATCTATTGATGCCATTAAAGCAGAAACTGCGAATATGAAGGGATTAGTGGAACAGCTTTTGTTTCTGGCACGAGGGGACAACAACACCATGGCTTTGCAAATAGAACATTTTGAGCTGTCCCTTCTTGCTTTAGAAGTACTGCGCGAAACCCAGATGATCGACAGCGGACACGAATACAATTCCAGTGTTACATCAGTTTTTATTAAGGCAGATAGAGGTCTCATCAAACAAGCGATGCGAATCTTGATTGACAATGCTATTAAGTATACTCCTCCCGGAAACCGGATTACTGTTTCAGTTTCCGGAGCAGGTGGCTTTGCTCGACTAACTGTTCATGATGAAGGCATTGGTATTGCTTCAGAGGCAGTTCCGAAGATCTTTGACAGGTTCTTCCGGGCTGACGAATCCCGGGCCAGAGCTACCGGCGGAACCGGACTGGGCTTATCCATTGCCAAGTGGATAACAGAGCGTCATGGCGGGCACATGGAGGTTCTGAGCAGACAAGATATCGGTACTAAGATTTCTATAGTACTTCCCATTGCCGAAGAGAATCTATAA
- the lysA gene encoding diaminopimelate decarboxylase, which produces MAEKSLPFNTQQLESIIEEYGSPFHIYDEGAIRENARKLIDAFSWAPEFKEYFAVKATPNPYILKVLREEGFGADCSSLAELILAEKARIFDENIMFTSNNTPLNEYNKALELGAIINLDDFSHIDYLDKNVGLPKILSFRYNPGRLRDGGNAIIGKPADAKYGLTKDQIFEAYRIAQEKGVERFGIHTMIISNELDAKYFIETATMMFKLIGEIYEKLGIRIEFVNLGGGIGIPYRPEQEPVNLDIVSQGIKKAYDKFIVEKGLDPLKIAMESGRMILGPYGYLVTKVLHKKEIYKNYVGVDACMANLMRPALYGAYHHITVMGKEDWPCDYIYDVTGGLCENNDKFAIDRALPRMDVDDIVVIHDAGAHGHAMGFNYNGKLRSAELLLKEDGSVELIRRAETLEDLFATLDFAGLED; this is translated from the coding sequence GTGGCAGAGAAAAGCTTACCTTTTAACACGCAACAGTTAGAATCAATCATTGAAGAATACGGTTCCCCGTTTCATATTTATGACGAAGGGGCCATTCGGGAAAATGCCCGTAAATTGATAGATGCCTTCAGCTGGGCTCCAGAGTTCAAAGAATACTTTGCAGTTAAAGCAACACCCAACCCTTATATCCTTAAAGTTTTAAGGGAGGAAGGGTTTGGAGCGGATTGCAGTTCCTTGGCAGAGCTTATTTTAGCAGAAAAGGCGAGAATTTTTGACGAAAATATTATGTTTACATCCAATAATACTCCTTTGAACGAGTATAATAAGGCCCTGGAACTAGGTGCAATCATAAATCTCGATGATTTCTCTCATATTGATTACTTAGACAAAAATGTGGGCCTGCCAAAGATCTTATCATTTCGCTATAATCCCGGTCGACTTCGGGACGGTGGAAATGCGATTATAGGGAAGCCTGCTGATGCTAAATATGGCTTAACCAAGGATCAAATTTTTGAAGCATATCGTATTGCCCAAGAAAAAGGGGTAGAACGCTTTGGGATCCATACGATGATTATATCTAACGAACTGGATGCTAAGTATTTTATTGAGACTGCCACAATGATGTTTAAGCTTATTGGAGAAATATACGAGAAGTTAGGGATTAGAATAGAATTTGTAAATTTAGGCGGGGGTATTGGAATCCCTTATCGTCCAGAGCAAGAACCCGTAAACCTGGATATTGTAAGTCAAGGGATTAAAAAGGCTTATGACAAATTTATTGTTGAAAAAGGATTAGATCCTTTAAAGATCGCTATGGAAAGCGGACGGATGATCTTGGGCCCTTATGGTTATTTAGTAACAAAGGTATTGCATAAGAAAGAAATCTACAAAAACTATGTAGGCGTAGATGCCTGTATGGCAAACTTAATGCGACCTGCTCTCTATGGCGCTTATCATCATATAACCGTTATGGGAAAAGAGGATTGGCCCTGTGACTATATTTACGATGTAACTGGAGGACTTTGTGAGAACAACGACAAATTTGCCATAGATAGAGCCTTGCCCAGAATGGATGTTGATGATATTGTAGTTATTCACGATGCAGGTGCACATGGTCATGCCATGGGATTTAACTATAATGGTAAACTTCGCTCTGCGGAGTTGCTTCTCAAGGAAGATGGCAGTGTCGAACTGATTCGACGGGCGGAGACCCTTGAGGATCTTTTTGCAACTTTAGATTTTGCAGGACTTGAGGATTAA